In Paralcaligenes sp. KSB-10, the following are encoded in one genomic region:
- a CDS encoding arylamine N-acetyltransferase, which translates to MTHALNLNAYLARIGYSGSPEASLPVLRTLALHHAQAIPFENLNPFLGLPVSLSLADVERKLVHEGRGGYCFEQNLLFGQALRGIGFDVTDLAARVLWTQPDDAKTARTHMLLAVDLGGEPYLVDVGFGGQTLTGVLRLQADMPQATPHGDFRLLRDDGQWRMQSRIQGEWRSLYRFDLSPQYAVDYEITNYYLSTHPRSHFTQNLIAARPTPLARLALQNRDYAVHAIGGESTRRRLESTREILQVLADDFGIVLPDTPTLIARLDALL; encoded by the coding sequence ATGACCCATGCCCTGAATCTGAACGCTTATCTAGCCCGCATCGGCTATTCAGGGTCTCCCGAGGCAAGCTTGCCGGTTCTACGCACACTGGCACTTCACCATGCGCAGGCCATTCCATTCGAAAACCTCAACCCTTTTCTGGGCTTGCCTGTAAGCCTGAGCCTGGCCGACGTGGAGCGGAAACTCGTGCACGAGGGCCGCGGCGGCTATTGCTTTGAACAGAATCTGCTGTTTGGGCAAGCCTTGCGCGGCATCGGCTTCGATGTCACCGATCTGGCTGCGCGCGTGTTATGGACTCAGCCCGACGATGCAAAAACCGCGCGCACGCACATGCTGCTGGCCGTCGATCTGGGTGGTGAGCCTTATCTGGTGGACGTGGGCTTTGGCGGCCAGACTCTCACAGGCGTGCTGCGTTTGCAGGCCGATATGCCGCAGGCCACGCCGCATGGCGATTTCCGCCTGTTGCGCGACGACGGCCAGTGGCGCATGCAGAGCCGCATTCAGGGCGAGTGGCGATCTTTGTACCGTTTTGATTTGTCGCCTCAATATGCGGTCGATTACGAGATCACCAACTATTATCTGTCAACGCACCCGCGCTCGCACTTTACGCAGAACCTGATCGCGGCCAGGCCTACGCCGCTCGCGCGGCTGGCATTGCAAAATCGCGATTATGCGGTGCATGCCATCGGCGGCGAGAGTACTCGTCGCCGGCTGGAGTCGACCCGGGAAATCCTGCAGGTGCTGGCCGACGATTTCGGCATTGTCCTGCCCGATACCCCGACCCTGATTGCCCGCCTGGACGCCTTACTTTGA
- a CDS encoding GntR family transcriptional regulator yields MDISATALKPAQRSTLWDHAYSELKKALLVGRFRPGQRLLLRDIAIELNISPTPVRDAINRLVAERVLERGIGGQKGGATVPMIKRQEFAQFIVMRSLLESRLAFDAAAYCGDRDIQELQSSLKQMKRLALEHRSDLYLEEHRKFHFSIYSLSTMGVLYDTVENLWLRCGPMLNMIFPEYLHQVKKTDFHAQALAALKRKDAEGVAQAVKEDIEQAGHYICDILERQ; encoded by the coding sequence TTGGATATTTCGGCTACAGCGCTCAAGCCCGCCCAGCGGTCCACCTTATGGGATCATGCCTACAGCGAGCTCAAAAAGGCCTTGCTGGTGGGGCGCTTCAGGCCCGGGCAACGCTTGTTGCTGCGCGATATCGCCATAGAACTGAATATCAGTCCGACTCCTGTGCGCGACGCGATCAACAGGCTGGTGGCTGAGCGCGTGCTGGAACGGGGAATAGGCGGACAGAAGGGCGGTGCAACGGTTCCCATGATCAAACGGCAGGAGTTCGCCCAGTTCATTGTCATGAGGAGCCTTCTCGAGTCTCGCCTGGCATTCGATGCGGCCGCTTATTGTGGCGACCGTGATATCCAGGAGCTGCAGTCATCGCTCAAACAGATGAAGCGCCTGGCTCTGGAGCACCGGTCGGATCTGTATCTCGAGGAGCATCGCAAGTTCCATTTTTCTATTTATTCGCTGTCCACCATGGGTGTACTGTACGATACGGTCGAGAATCTATGGCTGCGTTGCGGGCCGATGCTGAATATGATTTTTCCGGAGTACCTGCACCAGGTAAAAAAGACGGACTTCCATGCGCAGGCGCTGGCTGCGCTCAAACGCAAAGACGCCGAAGGCGTCGCGCAAGCCGTCAAAGAGGATATCGAACAGGCCGGCCACTACATTTGCGACATTCTGGAGCGTCAATAA
- a CDS encoding D-isomer specific 2-hydroxyacid dehydrogenase family protein, with translation MKPTVLLTNAIHPDGLSYLEQHADVIIPSNENPALLPELVRNIDGLIVRTQLPEDIFDFANRLRAVVRHGVGLDMIPVRQATLKGIPVANVPGANTAAVVEYCLSAILGRYRPLEKIDSLFRQRGWDAGKQVGTACGELNGATLGVVGVGAIGKNLGQLAAALGMTVLGLTRRPDSLPASIQAADKPALFSRADVVVLCCPLNNETRGLVDAAALAMMKKDAMLINVARGPVVDKHALINALNNNELGGAVLDVYDQQPLPGDDPLLTCPRLILTPHIAGTTIPSLRRMSMAAVHELLSLLNHRTSQFLVNPEVFNT, from the coding sequence ATGAAACCCACAGTCTTGCTGACCAACGCCATTCATCCCGATGGCCTGAGCTATCTCGAGCAGCACGCCGACGTCATCATCCCGTCGAACGAGAATCCAGCCCTCTTGCCGGAACTGGTTCGCAATATCGACGGGCTCATCGTCCGGACACAACTGCCGGAAGATATATTCGACTTCGCGAACCGGCTGCGCGCCGTGGTCCGCCATGGCGTGGGTCTGGACATGATACCCGTGCGGCAGGCCACACTGAAGGGGATACCCGTGGCCAACGTACCCGGCGCCAATACCGCCGCGGTGGTCGAGTATTGCCTGTCCGCCATCCTCGGCAGGTACCGTCCGCTGGAAAAAATAGACTCCCTGTTCCGCCAGCGAGGATGGGACGCGGGTAAACAGGTAGGCACCGCTTGCGGTGAACTGAACGGTGCCACTTTGGGCGTAGTCGGGGTCGGTGCAATTGGCAAAAACCTGGGCCAGCTTGCGGCGGCCTTGGGTATGACGGTACTGGGACTGACCAGGAGGCCCGACTCTTTGCCTGCCTCTATACAGGCCGCCGACAAGCCGGCTTTGTTTTCGAGAGCGGATGTCGTGGTGCTGTGCTGTCCCTTGAACAACGAAACGCGCGGCCTTGTCGACGCTGCCGCGCTGGCCATGATGAAAAAAGACGCCATGCTCATCAATGTGGCGCGCGGCCCGGTGGTCGACAAACATGCGCTGATCAATGCCTTGAACAATAATGAACTGGGCGGTGCCGTACTCGATGTCTACGATCAACAGCCGCTGCCAGGCGACGACCCGCTGCTGACCTGTCCCCGCCTGATTCTTACGCCGCATATCGCCGGCACCACCATACCAAGCTTGCGGCGCATGAGCATGGCCGCGGTGCACGAACTGCTGTCATTGCTCAATCACCGTACCTCCCAGTTCTTGGTGAATCCAGAAGTCTTCAACACTTGA
- a CDS encoding mandelate racemase/muconate lactonizing enzyme family protein, whose amino-acid sequence MDQIKKVVCHLVSAPIERPFTSSRGWIYKTRGSCIVEIETADGVVGWGECYGPSHVAKAYIDTQYAPRIIGRDAFDVEVIWEDLYNRIKDYGNKGMSIAALSGIDIALWDIIGKKCNRPVHKLIGGAHRKSVTAYATGLYFIDTERLVEEAVEEAVEYVHEGFTAIKMKIGLGSIKADIERVAAVRKAIGDDTRLMVDANHCLTVPAAIRMGRELEQLNVEWFEEPISPEDLDGYVEVTRALDMAIAGGENEFTRWGFRDIVARKAMDIIQPDVCAAGGISECRKIAALASAHGVECVPHAWGSVIGVAATLHFIAALPDQPPSFRPMPPIFEFEQCENPFRDYLAKTPITQHKGIVDVPEGPGLGIEIDRAILEKYRVQ is encoded by the coding sequence ATGGATCAGATCAAGAAAGTGGTATGTCATCTCGTCAGCGCACCCATAGAGCGGCCCTTCACGTCGTCCCGGGGCTGGATCTACAAAACCCGCGGCTCATGCATCGTCGAAATTGAAACGGCCGACGGCGTAGTCGGCTGGGGCGAATGCTATGGGCCTTCCCATGTCGCCAAAGCGTATATCGATACGCAATATGCGCCCAGGATCATAGGCAGGGATGCCTTCGATGTGGAAGTGATATGGGAAGATCTATACAACCGCATCAAGGACTATGGCAATAAGGGCATGTCCATCGCTGCGCTGAGCGGCATAGATATCGCGCTGTGGGACATCATAGGGAAAAAATGCAATCGACCAGTGCATAAACTGATCGGCGGCGCGCATAGGAAAAGCGTCACAGCGTATGCTACCGGCCTGTATTTCATCGACACCGAGAGGCTGGTCGAGGAAGCCGTCGAGGAAGCCGTGGAATATGTACATGAAGGTTTCACCGCCATCAAGATGAAGATCGGCCTGGGTTCCATCAAGGCCGATATCGAACGGGTGGCCGCCGTCAGGAAAGCCATCGGCGATGACACGCGCCTGATGGTCGACGCCAATCACTGCCTGACCGTGCCTGCCGCGATCAGGATGGGACGCGAACTGGAGCAGCTCAATGTTGAGTGGTTCGAAGAGCCAATTTCACCCGAAGACCTGGACGGCTATGTGGAGGTCACCCGGGCCCTGGACATGGCGATCGCCGGCGGCGAAAACGAATTCACGCGCTGGGGGTTCCGCGACATCGTGGCCCGCAAGGCAATGGACATCATCCAACCCGATGTCTGCGCCGCTGGCGGCATCAGCGAATGCCGCAAAATAGCAGCCCTGGCCAGCGCCCATGGCGTCGAATGCGTGCCTCATGCCTGGGGTTCCGTCATCGGCGTGGCGGCCACACTGCATTTTATTGCCGCCCTGCCCGACCAACCTCCCAGCTTCCGCCCCATGCCTCCCATATTCGAATTCGAACAATGCGAGAATCCCTTCAGGGACTATCTCGCCAAGACGCCCATCACACAGCACAAAGGCATCGTCGATGTGCCCGAAGGCCCCGGCCTCGGCATCGAAATCGATAGAGCCATCCTTGAAAAATACCGGGTTCAGTGA
- a CDS encoding mandelate racemase/muconate lactonizing enzyme family protein — MKIQNILAVPISFPVPPEHSVTLGIGRSVKRDAVLVRVETDQGLVGWGESHHGRCPGAIAKLLETTIKELAVGLDPMDVVSVGSKIYRMQIASHGMGAAAALALSGLDLALWDIRCQATGQPLYRLLGGSSRPIKAYAGGISLGWQDPASLAAEALGHLDKGYKALKLRVGDTPQRDIERVASVRKAVGDSIDILVDANTAYSLEAVRQTMPAYRELNVGWLEEPFPAQDYYCYEMASRFATIPLAAGENHYTRYEFEALLNSRTVGYAQPDLSKTGGLTEAMRIAAMASAKKISVNPHTSATAVNMANSIHYLCALDNSGYFEADVTTLNPFRDKLCSALPYELDENGCVSPLEGQGIGLEVDLEFIKKHPLIEGPCYV; from the coding sequence ATGAAAATCCAAAACATCCTTGCAGTACCTATCTCGTTCCCGGTCCCTCCCGAACATTCCGTCACCCTGGGAATAGGCCGTAGCGTCAAAAGAGACGCAGTCCTTGTCCGGGTTGAAACCGACCAGGGCCTGGTAGGCTGGGGCGAATCCCATCATGGCCGCTGCCCCGGAGCCATTGCCAAATTACTGGAAACTACCATCAAGGAGCTGGCGGTGGGGCTCGATCCGATGGACGTCGTCTCGGTGGGCAGCAAGATCTACAGAATGCAAATAGCCAGCCATGGTATGGGCGCCGCAGCAGCACTGGCCTTGAGCGGCCTGGATCTGGCCTTGTGGGACATACGCTGTCAAGCTACCGGCCAGCCCCTGTACCGGCTACTGGGCGGCTCGTCCAGGCCTATCAAGGCATACGCCGGGGGTATCTCGCTGGGCTGGCAGGATCCCGCCAGCTTGGCGGCCGAAGCCCTGGGGCATCTGGATAAAGGCTACAAAGCGCTCAAGCTGAGAGTCGGGGATACCCCCCAAAGGGATATCGAGCGTGTCGCTTCCGTCCGCAAGGCCGTGGGTGATTCGATCGACATACTGGTCGATGCCAATACCGCTTACAGCCTGGAAGCCGTCCGCCAGACCATGCCGGCCTATCGCGAGCTGAATGTCGGCTGGCTGGAGGAACCGTTTCCAGCCCAGGACTATTATTGCTATGAAATGGCCAGCCGCTTCGCGACCATTCCGCTGGCCGCCGGTGAAAACCACTACACAAGATATGAATTCGAAGCCTTGCTCAATTCCAGAACAGTGGGATACGCGCAACCGGATTTATCCAAGACGGGCGGCCTGACCGAAGCCATGCGCATAGCGGCCATGGCCAGCGCCAAGAAAATCTCCGTCAATCCGCATACCTCGGCCACCGCTGTCAATATGGCCAACTCCATCCATTATCTATGCGCGCTGGATAACAGCGGCTATTTCGAAGCCGATGTAACCACTCTCAATCCGTTCCGGGACAAACTGTGCTCCGCACTGCCCTATGAGCTCGATGAAAATGGCTGTGTCAGCCCGCTGGAAGGACAAGGAATAGGGTTGGAAGTGGACCTGGAGTTCATCAAAAAACACCCGCTGATTGAAGGCCCATGCTATGTATAG
- a CDS encoding tripartite tricarboxylate transporter substrate binding protein, which yields MIRAMMRTLPYGIRKAGHWLLALAAVLAMAPAAQAAGYPDQPIHVIVPFGPGGLADISMRLVGKKLGDRFGDKVIIENRPGAGGILAAVAALKAPRDGYTLIVFANGTAISRSLFKLPYDPAKDFTPVSTMAYFDLILVTSAKGPLHSLADVLAQAKKRPLVFGTINPGSTQNLSAELFKSTTKLNATIVPFKTTSDVISALIRGDVDVAFESYAAVKGFIDAGRILPIAATGGQRSSWLPKVPTVRESGIPYEVTGWNAIFAPAGVPPEVVKLLNHQLNEVLQMPDVKRRFQELGTEAAGSTPAEMATRLQSDTDKWAAVIKQAGIKRQ from the coding sequence ATGATTCGTGCCATGATGCGAACATTGCCGTATGGTATCCGGAAAGCAGGCCATTGGCTGCTTGCGCTGGCCGCAGTGCTCGCAATGGCCCCCGCCGCCCAGGCGGCCGGCTATCCCGACCAGCCCATCCACGTCATCGTCCCGTTCGGCCCCGGCGGCCTGGCTGACATCTCCATGCGCCTGGTGGGGAAGAAACTGGGAGACCGCTTCGGCGACAAGGTCATCATCGAAAACCGTCCTGGCGCCGGGGGCATTCTGGCCGCGGTGGCCGCACTCAAGGCACCCCGCGACGGCTACACGCTGATCGTGTTCGCCAATGGCACCGCAATCAGCAGATCGCTGTTCAAGCTGCCCTACGATCCCGCCAAAGACTTCACGCCGGTCTCCACCATGGCCTATTTCGATCTGATCCTGGTGACCAGTGCGAAAGGACCCTTGCACTCCCTGGCGGATGTCCTGGCGCAGGCCAAAAAACGCCCGCTTGTGTTTGGAACGATCAACCCCGGCAGCACCCAGAATCTGTCGGCGGAGTTGTTCAAGTCCACCACCAAGCTCAATGCCACCATTGTGCCCTTCAAGACCACCTCGGATGTCATCTCGGCATTGATACGCGGCGACGTGGACGTGGCGTTCGAGTCCTATGCCGCCGTCAAGGGTTTCATCGATGCCGGCCGGATCCTCCCGATCGCCGCGACAGGTGGGCAACGCTCATCCTGGCTGCCCAAGGTGCCCACAGTACGCGAAAGCGGCATACCTTACGAAGTGACGGGCTGGAATGCCATATTCGCGCCGGCCGGCGTGCCGCCCGAAGTGGTGAAGTTACTGAACCACCAACTGAACGAAGTACTGCAGATGCCGGATGTCAAACGGCGCTTTCAGGAACTGGGTACCGAAGCGGCGGGCAGCACGCCTGCGGAGATGGCCACCCGGCTGCAGAGCGATACCGACAAATGGGCCGCCGTCATCAAGCAGGCAGGCATCAAACGTCAATGA
- a CDS encoding argininosuccinate lyase has protein sequence MNTRIAFVISSLLACPVLASAADTGQMPCRTTVECNQQAAKAGATTASSLLKDSNTTSKTDQAQDQFFWLNKINKASTVMLTEEKIITPEMGRKIAKGVEHVIDQAKQPDGRRPKDVLQIEHIITEAIGPDASLVHTGRSRQDMYATFRMAKLRTELLDYSDALNTLRERMLATAAKNINTIIPAYTNGVQAMPITYAHYLLAYEASFDRDAQRIHELYKRLNRSAMGTAVLANSSWPLNRKRLAELLGFDGPIENSLDSSQVAPSDISLEATGIVSSTAIRLGAILGDIHTQYHQTRPWLLLSEGSTYTSSAMPQKRNPGVIMRAREAASNVVGLAQTVIFRAHNVTTGMTDYKDPWAQIGFFPQAITMIKGMNTVMDALTINPKRSLEELEDDWTTSMELAETLQKEHQIPFRVGHSFASSIVTYARANGFKPKTFPYDKAVELYAQAIAKFKLPDPAKLPISEAEFRQVLSPEFMVKTRVGIGGPQPAEVERMLAEAQTTLSADKAWMQKTRQNLKDADIKLDKAFNLLLDTQSK, from the coding sequence ATGAACACCCGAATCGCATTCGTCATTTCTTCTTTATTGGCCTGCCCTGTCCTGGCATCCGCCGCGGATACCGGGCAGATGCCTTGCCGCACCACCGTTGAATGCAATCAGCAGGCAGCAAAGGCCGGCGCCACGACGGCCTCATCGCTCCTCAAGGACAGCAACACCACCAGCAAGACCGATCAGGCCCAGGACCAGTTCTTCTGGCTGAACAAGATCAATAAAGCATCGACGGTGATGCTGACCGAAGAAAAAATCATCACGCCCGAAATGGGCCGCAAGATCGCCAAAGGCGTCGAGCATGTCATCGATCAGGCCAAACAGCCCGACGGCAGGCGCCCCAAGGATGTGCTGCAGATCGAACACATTATCACCGAAGCCATCGGGCCCGATGCCTCGCTGGTTCATACCGGCCGCAGCCGGCAGGATATGTACGCCACATTCCGGATGGCGAAGCTGCGCACCGAATTGCTGGACTATTCCGATGCCCTGAATACCTTGCGCGAACGCATGCTGGCGACCGCCGCCAAAAACATCAATACCATCATCCCGGCCTACACCAACGGCGTGCAGGCCATGCCTATCACCTATGCCCATTATCTTTTGGCCTACGAGGCCTCATTCGACCGCGATGCGCAGCGTATCCACGAGTTGTACAAACGCCTGAACCGCAGCGCCATGGGAACCGCCGTGCTGGCCAACTCGAGCTGGCCGCTGAATCGGAAAAGACTGGCGGAACTGCTGGGTTTCGACGGCCCCATAGAAAACTCGCTGGATTCCAGCCAGGTCGCTCCTTCCGATATTTCCTTGGAAGCCACCGGCATCGTTTCCTCCACGGCCATACGCCTGGGCGCGATCCTGGGCGACATCCATACCCAATATCACCAGACCCGCCCCTGGCTATTGCTGAGCGAAGGCTCAACCTACACCAGCAGCGCCATGCCGCAAAAACGCAATCCAGGCGTCATCATGCGTGCGCGGGAAGCGGCCTCCAATGTCGTCGGCCTGGCGCAAACGGTTATATTCAGGGCCCATAATGTCACGACCGGCATGACAGACTACAAAGATCCCTGGGCGCAAATCGGCTTCTTCCCCCAAGCCATCACAATGATCAAGGGCATGAATACCGTCATGGATGCCCTGACGATCAACCCCAAACGCTCCCTGGAAGAGCTGGAAGACGACTGGACCACGTCCATGGAACTGGCTGAAACGCTGCAAAAAGAGCATCAGATTCCTTTCCGCGTCGGCCACAGTTTCGCCTCGTCGATCGTAACCTACGCCCGCGCCAACGGATTCAAGCCCAAGACCTTCCCTTATGACAAGGCCGTGGAACTGTATGCCCAGGCCATAGCCAAGTTCAAATTGCCCGATCCCGCCAAGCTTCCGATTTCCGAGGCTGAGTTCCGGCAAGTGCTGTCGCCGGAGTTCATGGTCAAGACCCGGGTAGGTATCGGCGGCCCGCAGCCCGCGGAAGTCGAACGCATGCTGGCCGAGGCGCAAACCACCCTATCCGCCGATAAAGCCTGGATGCAGAAAACGCGCCAGAACCTGAAAGATGCCGACATCAAGCTCGACAAGGCGTTCAATCTGCTTCTGGACACTCAGTCAAAGTAA
- a CDS encoding amidohydrolase — MTTTTMHPKEGLLVDTHVHVFKQDMPLIPNPRHSPTYSFTVEQLTQVMDQHGVRYAVIAAASPWGDYNDYVIDSVRGNPRLRGTIIAEPSIERAVLDQMDRDGIVGVRLPFISMPQLPDLDSWNYRKFLRRLADLDWHVHVHIDGPRLPLVLPYLERSGVKIVIDHIGRPDHVKGIDSDGFRAMVQSVEKGRTWVKLSGAYRLGANALDCARELCRRVGYDKMVWASDCPFVGGEKDTDYRRAIDWLAQAIPDESARRQVYGANALDLYFS; from the coding sequence ATGACGACTACAACTATGCATCCCAAGGAAGGGTTGCTGGTCGACACCCATGTGCATGTCTTCAAGCAAGACATGCCATTGATTCCAAATCCGCGGCATAGCCCGACCTACAGCTTTACGGTGGAGCAGTTGACTCAGGTGATGGACCAACACGGCGTGCGCTATGCCGTCATCGCTGCCGCCAGCCCATGGGGCGACTACAACGATTACGTCATCGATTCGGTGCGCGGCAACCCGCGTCTGCGCGGAACCATCATCGCCGAGCCATCCATCGAGCGCGCGGTGCTCGATCAGATGGACCGCGACGGCATCGTCGGCGTACGTCTGCCCTTCATCAGCATGCCGCAGTTGCCCGATCTGGACAGCTGGAATTACCGCAAGTTCCTGCGCCGCCTGGCGGATCTGGACTGGCACGTGCACGTGCACATCGACGGGCCGCGCCTGCCCCTGGTCCTGCCCTATCTGGAACGCTCGGGGGTGAAAATCGTCATCGATCACATCGGCAGGCCCGATCACGTCAAAGGCATCGACAGCGACGGCTTTCGCGCCATGGTGCAGTCGGTCGAGAAGGGGCGCACCTGGGTCAAGCTGTCGGGCGCGTACCGGCTGGGCGCCAACGCCCTGGACTGCGCGCGCGAACTGTGCCGCCGGGTCGGCTACGACAAAATGGTATGGGCCAGCGACTGTCCCTTCGTGGGTGGCGAAAAAGACACCGACTACCGTCGTGCCATAGACTGGCTCGCCCAAGCGATTCCAGACGAATCCGCGCGCCGCCAGGTGTATGGCGCGAATGCGCTGGACCTATATTTTTCTTGA
- a CDS encoding tripartite tricarboxylate transporter substrate binding protein has translation MFQHSLKARLVSTLFIFLALPMAAHAADTSFPDHPIRLIVPWNAGGSNDIAARALQKMVAPQGVNVIVENAPGATGAIGLGRVARSDPDGYTLGMGTSSTLAQIAMKLTNLKNDQFTSIVRVSTDPLILLIPNGKPYKTLNEFLGYMKKNPGKVSIGTPGTHNINHIFAEMTARSAGVGYINVPYTGGSQVMAALAGKQIDAAVLKPSESLGQINAGLVKPVATFSDTRLQVFPDLPTFKELGYNVYPYGPLLQMAYIVGPKGISEPVRQKLISIFSKAIDSQEYKAFADKNGFVVDRLVGDDLQKEVLAVQTTLDTVGSKVFNIK, from the coding sequence ATGTTCCAGCATTCCTTAAAAGCCAGATTGGTTTCCACACTGTTCATTTTCCTTGCGCTCCCGATGGCTGCCCATGCCGCCGATACCTCATTTCCCGATCATCCGATACGCCTGATCGTTCCCTGGAATGCAGGAGGATCGAACGACATAGCCGCCCGGGCCTTACAGAAAATGGTAGCCCCCCAAGGAGTAAATGTAATCGTGGAAAACGCCCCGGGCGCGACGGGTGCCATCGGCCTCGGGCGGGTGGCCAGGTCCGATCCGGACGGCTATACGCTAGGCATGGGCACCAGTTCGACCCTGGCCCAGATCGCCATGAAGCTGACCAATCTAAAAAACGACCAGTTCACCTCGATTGTGCGCGTATCTACCGACCCTCTCATTCTTCTCATTCCCAACGGCAAGCCCTACAAGACCCTGAATGAGTTTCTCGGCTACATGAAAAAGAATCCGGGCAAAGTGTCCATCGGTACTCCCGGCACGCACAACATCAATCATATATTTGCCGAAATGACCGCAAGATCCGCGGGAGTGGGCTACATCAATGTGCCCTATACCGGCGGCTCGCAAGTCATGGCCGCCCTGGCCGGCAAGCAGATCGATGCGGCAGTGCTCAAACCTTCCGAAAGTCTGGGGCAGATCAATGCCGGCCTGGTAAAGCCCGTGGCCACATTTTCCGATACGCGGCTGCAGGTGTTTCCGGACCTGCCTACGTTCAAAGAGCTTGGATACAACGTGTATCCCTACGGCCCCCTGTTGCAGATGGCCTATATCGTAGGGCCGAAAGGCATCAGTGAACCAGTGCGCCAAAAGCTGATTTCGATTTTCTCCAAAGCCATAGACAGCCAGGAATACAAGGCCTTCGCCGACAAGAATGGCTTCGTGGTGGACAGACTGGTGGGTGACGACTTGCAGAAAGAAGTACTAGCGGTGCAAACCACCCTGGATACCGTCGGCAGCAAAGTATTCAATATCAAGTGA
- a CDS encoding fumarylacetoacetate hydrolase family protein — translation MRLISFIKNNGTVAVGILQGSGAATLALDLSHPAFASLLGNAGHSMLDFIALHTPDLLQAIEAVTDKERALIDLAHVQTIAALPNPRKIVGAAFNYKDALDEKQQEYPSEPVIFIKSASTIIGDGEPIVLPDNATQTTYEAELAVIIGRQALNIAPAQVMDHVFGYAIFNDVSVSEFVRADKNFVRGKNQQTSGPLGSIIVDRDGIADPHQLNISLALNGEVLQKSSTSKMLFKIPELISYISSKMPLDVGDIVATGTPAGVAASYQPGKWLKDGDEVVINIEHIGQLSNRVHKRSNT, via the coding sequence ATGCGCCTTATTTCATTCATCAAAAATAACGGCACGGTAGCCGTCGGCATCCTGCAGGGTTCCGGCGCAGCGACATTGGCCCTGGATTTGTCTCATCCGGCCTTTGCTTCTTTACTGGGCAATGCCGGCCACTCGATGCTGGACTTCATTGCCTTGCATACTCCAGACCTCCTGCAGGCCATCGAGGCCGTAACCGACAAGGAACGAGCCCTCATCGATCTGGCCCATGTACAAACCATCGCAGCTCTTCCGAATCCTCGAAAGATAGTCGGAGCGGCTTTCAATTATAAAGATGCGCTGGATGAGAAACAGCAGGAATATCCATCGGAGCCGGTCATATTCATCAAATCGGCCTCCACCATTATTGGAGATGGAGAGCCGATAGTGCTGCCCGACAACGCCACGCAGACCACCTATGAAGCGGAGCTGGCGGTGATCATAGGCAGGCAGGCGCTGAACATTGCGCCTGCTCAAGTCATGGACCATGTATTCGGCTATGCCATTTTCAATGATGTCAGCGTCAGCGAGTTCGTCAGGGCCGACAAGAATTTCGTCAGGGGCAAGAACCAGCAAACCAGCGGGCCGCTGGGCTCCATCATCGTAGACCGGGACGGCATCGCGGACCCTCATCAACTGAATATTTCCCTGGCCTTGAATGGCGAAGTACTGCAGAAATCGTCAACATCAAAGATGCTGTTCAAGATACCGGAATTGATTTCGTACATATCCAGCAAAATGCCGCTGGATGTCGGAGACATCGTCGCCACGGGCACTCCCGCGGGCGTAGCGGCATCGTACCAGCCCGGAAAGTGGCTAAAAGACGGCGATGAAGTTGTAATCAATATCGAACACATCGGTCAATTATCCAACCGCGTCCATAAGCGATCAAATACATGA